The window AACTAAATGTCAAATGATACAGCTGTTAAtgcaaaaggaaaataaaaaaagaaataaaatgtctAAAGTGTGCTCACCATAGTGATGTTGTTGCCATTTAGTAGGATTTGGTCCAATTTTGTAACTCTTCTTCCTTCGGGGGTAGATTCAAATTCAGACACGTCTTCTAACACCATGTTGACAAAATCGTCGAATCCCAATAAAGTACCCACAATCTCTTTATCATTTTTCATGATAATATGAATTCGTGAGCCGATACATTTATCAACCAATTCCTGTAATAATAGATattttgcaaatgaaaaaagctggaaaccatttttcttattaccaGAGGTAAAAGCGTGGGTACGGGTGCAGCCATTTTCGACTTGAAATTACCACTTCTTTGATTTCTATAGCAGGCGAAAATACTTTAGCTTCGTTCGTTGCTAGAGGTTACCTACGACGCTTAGTCTGCTTGCTCACGAGTGCTGAAGAAAATGCCGACATGGAATCAGATACAAGGGCAGTTAAGGCATCCCAATAATCCTGTGGTGTTCTTGGATGTCACAGTGGGATCAACAGTAAGACATAATTGCAAATGTACATTTATGGTAAATCTTAAACTTATTTTTATAATACGATGACAGGACATAGGACGGATCATCATAGAGCTGTTTGCCGACGTTGTACCGAAGACTGCTGAGAACTTTCGGCAATTTTGCACAGGAGAATTTAAACGTGATGGAATACCCACTGGATATAAAGGAACCTCGTTTCATAGAGTTATTAAAGATTTTATGATCCAAGGCGGTGACTTTCTTAACGTAAATTTAAATTATGATATAAGCTGATGTTACAGaagtaattattatttttttctcaggGAGATGGAACAGGATGTTTAAGCATTTATGGTGAGACATTTAATGATGAAAATTTCAACTTGAAACATGATTCACCTGGCCTTTTATCAATGGTATTATCTAGGATTCTTGAATTTAGTATATAATCTAAATGTGACTTAAAACAGGCAAACAGTGGCCGTGACACAAATGGCTctcaattttttattacatgCGCCAAGTGTGATTTCTTAGACGGGAAACATGTTGTGTTTGGCAGGGTTCTTGATGGCTTGCTTGTGGTGCGAAAGATAGAGAACGTCCCTACTGGACCAAACAATAAACCCAAGATTCCAGT of the Daphnia carinata strain CSIRO-1 chromosome 10, CSIRO_AGI_Dcar_HiC_V3, whole genome shotgun sequence genome contains:
- the LOC130701333 gene encoding U6 snRNA-associated Sm-like protein LSm5, which gives rise to MAAPVPTLLPLELVDKCIGSRIHIIMKNDKEIVGTLLGFDDFVNMVLEDVSEFESTPEGRRVTKLDQILLNGNNITMLVPGGEGPETHS
- the LOC130701324 gene encoding peptidyl-prolyl cis-trans isomerase H-like, with product MPTWNQIQGQLRHPNNPVVFLDVTVGSTDIGRIIIELFADVVPKTAENFRQFCTGEFKRDGIPTGYKGTSFHRVIKDFMIQGGDFLNGDGTGCLSIYGETFNDENFNLKHDSPGLLSMANSGRDTNGSQFFITCAKCDFLDGKHVVFGRVLDGLLVVRKIENVPTGPNNKPKIPVSVSQCGEM